taccggtctgatTTGATTTTCCAATAACACTGTATTGCTTTCGGAAccttgatctaattatttgagctTGTTTTCAATTCTTTTCCGtaattttcacaatttccctagcTTCACAATTAGTCTTAGGCCTAGGGTGTCACAGGGTCCTACTAAAAAATAGGGCAGCGACTGATCtcgtagtcacttcccggtacggtcacccatcgctgtgactcctgctcatttaactctttatgtcttgtttttcttatttctatttttccttcatataatttctattaattttgtttatagcttttctaggtgacttaaatatgtttCTACGCCTTTTGACCATCCGGACCggcattggtcaccggaatagtgaaatgtaTAGGACtaatgaacataggggtgttacatatcatACACATTTtgaaactcaatcaaactcaattcATCCTCTTTCATTCAACCAACATCAAAGAAATATACATTTCTCAtattcaaatcaaaataaaagttcatttacaaatttacaactcaaaaggataacaaaatattattacaatttaattCGTACAACTACTTATTGTCTTCTAGATACATATGAACTAATTTATATCAAAATGAATTTACaaagggtataaataatatacctGAAAATGATCCAAATGAAGCTTCACTATAGCTacaagcagctcactctgctgctttgccTTTCTCCTTATCTATAacagtaataaaaagctatcgctgagtattttacccagtggtgcacaactaaattttaaaacacaatatattcaaATTGACTACAATTCATGAAACTGAAACAACAAATTTCAATAATtgtaaatcattcatttcaatcaCATTTGATCCAAAATATTCACAGTTTAAGGGTGCTGCTAATAATTCACACAATTAGAACCATGACACATAATTTtcaatcaatgtcgtgttgtacaccacgacaaagccaaTACGTCCCAATAACTAAAGGCTAAAGGGGAatacaaaggctagctagcaaatatgagtactcatccaatacgtcctcaactggtaaaccagagaggaaaAAACTCAACTCCACGAGTGGAGGAGATGATATCCAATACgtctcactaggcaagctaatgaggaacatAAATCAtgttgtcatgctaactgtggttcaaaaacaattttcaaagatttttcaatcaataatcacatttgcaaaacaataatcacattcaaatcatcataaaacccaaaaGGGTTGGCAATACACAATTTCtcaaacacttctaaaatcattCAAAACCGGCCCACTCCCTTGCTACAATGATATCAAAGGGCCAATATCCGTCTTTCTACATTCACAAAttcatttcataaaattaaagttCACAAATGCAAGGGAAAATCATAATTCATTCATATAAATTCATTCAaatccatttcaaagtttaaaacatagaaaaatggttagttgtgcataaaccttcaatGAACTTCTTTCTTTATATCTTAAGCCTTCCCTTCCTTAGAAGTCTCTTTGTCCACTGAAATCACACAATTACTAAACTTCAATAGTCATCCCAATTATctccaatatttaatcaaacAAATGCCTAAGCCATCCCTAAGTGGACATTGAAGTTTCAATGTATTCTGGGTCCAGGGCAGTTCTAGACCCTGATATTGCAACCCCATTTCAATCTAATTCCAATCATAATTTGGGAAAGTGATCtaatgaaaattgttcctctatgtcttagttttattttccaatttgaatcactcaatttgggattctggatctcaagttatagccaaaacatTAAACACTGTTCCAGGGGCCATATCCTGAAATTTTAGGTTGTCTAGATTTATATCTTAACTTTGCATTCTATATCCGGGTATCTTAAGCTTATAATTTGGTCCTAGTACctgaaacaatgttttaggtctttatcttaggtttccaaatcaatttgaatcacttcaattagagttttgtagaggaagttatggcctaatAACCATTCGGAAGTCACAGGGCCAATTAGCTAAGAAGCAGGAATTCCAGATTTAAGATTCCTAATTTATCCCAACAATTCCACTACTTTGCCCTAAGAACTGGattctggtcaaaacataaaatttttagttctatgtcttatgaaaattttggctttagaatcacctaatttgcatttttgtagcccaagttatggcaatttttccaaaactagtcgGATGGCTCATTATTCAGGATTTCTAGGTTAGTCCAGAATCAGGGCAGATTTGATGGACCAAAATtttctagcaatttgatcaacttagggtcataatttggctctataGTCTTCACAAGAATTATTcttctatgtctcaggtttccattggtttaagaataaCCTAATTTGCGGTTTTCTAAAGTGAGTTATACCTAATTTACTACGTACtattcaattggtcatttttggtCAGGTCCATAATTGCAATCCagattcaagccaaatttagggCAATCTATGATAAGTTTCTGGACAAGGCGTCTTTACAACATTTCTagaattatgtcttaggtttcatatccaattggcctcacaccaattggagctatgtaactcaacttatacccattcaaacctactagactcaaggGTCTAGAATTTCTGCAATTCAACACACTACTAATCCATTCattcctttcatcaattcaacatcaattctcAACCAAAGCATGCCAAAGGACCATAATTAGCTCTTATAACATCAATTGCATAGCATactacaaaaccctaattttcaccaAAACTCTAATTCTCCATATTCCCAATTCATGCAATTCTATGCAACTTCAATATACCAATCACATATACAACCTCATACAAGCTAGAATTCATCATCAATTCAATCAAAACGCATCAAACCCTAGCATCcctcaagctggccgaaattcactttcaaggttcatgcatgattttcatcTTTTCTTAAGTTATTACTACACAAATTAACTCTAATTTAAAGAATATACAATTAATTGGGGTTAGAAGAAAGCTTACCTCTAATGGTGAGCTTCTAAACCTCAAAATCTTTCCACTTCCTTCCAATTCCTTGctcccaaacttcaaatcaaagtCCAATTTAGGTTTTTCTCAAAGGAAGCTATGGAATTTATGGTGAAAATTCAAGGTTTCAAGCTTTGGATAGGTTAAAAATGGAGGAAagatgaagagagagagagggaagatGAGGCCGGCTGGAAATGAGAAAGaggaattttcttttaattatagtaattaaatCACTTGTCTTATTTTAATAGGTcacaaattttaattaggtcacaattatgtcatgcttatgtcataattttatttaaaattttaagttttcaattcttttctttttcatacacATCTTCACATTTTTAATCCCTTTTCAATAATTAAATCtcatacattttaatggacatttagatcaaaagtcacatcttgaagtgaattgaccaaaatgcccctaatcGGGTTATAGTGTATCTTTTTCCATAACACCCGATAAGTTTTTAACTTTTGATTCACTTAATTTTTCTTCTTCCCTattcatttctttgatttccaaatttcaaataatttctaaataattcctTAACTAAGGATTTCATGGGGTCCCATACGAATTTAGGGTAACAACTAAACTTATAGCTGCTTCCCATGTAGGTCACTCGTCGCTGTGACctaagctcatttaacctattggtgctccatttcttttatttttatctaacttcatttgatctttatcaattttatttatggcttttctatatgatttaagtatagttctagacattctagctgtccgaacagacattagtcaccggaacaatagaatgtacatgactacttagtatgagggtATTACATAAGCcacttagaattttaattactaGTTCTTCATTGTTGATAGGAGATCCTGTTATGGCCAATTCATCGTCAATTGATCTGATTTTGTGAAGATATTCTGAGATGGTTTTGAAGTCTCGTGAGACTTTAGGAAGTATGTCATGAAGACTGTAGATACGAGTCTGTGACTTGTTTGCATATGTGTTGTGAAGGTGATCCCAGGCCTGTTTGGAAGTTATAGTAGCAGCTATAGATATAGCTGCTGCAATGGAAGGATCAACAGATGCCATTAGAGCATTCCGTATAAGATTATCTTGACGAAACCATACTTTGTAAGCAGGATTATCTACTTTCTGATTTGATTCAATGATTGTTTTTGGCAGAAATTGACAAAATCCATCGAGATATGGTAGAAGATCATATCCACACATGAATGTGTATACCTGAGCCTCCCAAGTTGCAAAGGTGATTCCTATAAGTTTGATTGGAAGTTGAGATGAAGGATTGAAGGTAATAATATGAGTGGTGAAATTGGATGTGTTTCCAGATAAGGTTGGATGAAATGAGGGATTTATCATTACTGGTGTGGGTGTAGGTGAAACATTCGCCCCTGTTGTAGAATTTAGTTCATCAGCCATGAAAGTAGAAAAGAGAAGTTTTGAGCTGGGAAAAAGAATCTGACTTGTACTCTTTAAGAGTCTAAagttgctctgataccataataAAGGTTTTGAAATTGTTCAAAGGTTTTTTTAGCTATTGATCTAATATCCTTTTTATACAGAAGGAGAAAGTACAAACAGAATCAAATAAATAAGTCAATTATACAAATTTGTATACAAACAACTAATTTACAAAGATAGGAAGCTGAAATTATGTTCCTTTATTGATATACTGAGATTGCGTTCCTGATTTGCAAGCTATTCTAATATTGCTCCATTAATATTGTCAGGTTCAATAGAAACCAACTTGATTAGCAGCAAAAGATCAGGAAAAGTATACTGTGTTCTTACTCATCGATCaggtctgtaacaccctcactttagctagtccgtgcattcgactgttccggtgattaatgtcgatccggacagtcggaatgtctagaactatatgtaaactagagtgaggagtcataaataatttaaataattgtaagaaaaatttaggaaaaattttagaaataaaatacaacaaagttaaatgagccggtgccccggtgatgggtgaccctaacgagaAGTTACGTTGAAGACAGCTAGTAACTCTAAACTTGAGGGgaatcctgtgaaataatttctgggattcCAAAGAAGACTTACGActccctaggtagcattagaatgccaagaaaaggttaggagaatttttaagatcggtacagataGTTTTGGCtttttaagccaaacggagggcattttggtcattttaccttcagagatgatttttggccaacttgcccaattaagtaaataatttatatgacataaaatatgaataaatattgctaaaaattagattaaaaatgaatagaaaagaaaagaaaagaaaatgaattaaaatggacttatgacatcactatgatgtcattaagaaggcctccaccaatcaaaacttaacaaccacatttaaatcaaataaaaagagataaataagataaaaattaaaaaaacaaatcTGCCTTCTTCATTCCCAACCAGCCGGCCAAcataggaagagagagagagaatagagaaacctccattgatgcttgtttacaagcttgagttcacccaccaaaccacctcaaaaccctagcttcccttcactaaaattaatccttaCCACTAGAGTAAGACTTagacagcaaaaagaagaaagaaaagaaaggttttacaagctcaagttggagctctaacaaggttagtgcttacttttccttctttctttcattAGACCTTGAATTAAAGTTAGGGGGAGTTGTTATTGCATGAAAAAGTAAGAAAACAAAGGGTATGGGAATGACCTAGATTTCGACAGCCATGGGGAAAGGTTAGGATTTGATAAATtgtttgaattaaattgcttaaAAGTGGTTTATGATAAGTTTATTTGAGTTGGATGTTAGTTTGATGATAAGTTTATTTGTGTTACATGAGATCACCAAATtaatgagctagggtttgatataaaaattaggaatttaatgatacgttgataaattgttgatgttgagaccaattatggataattgaagtgcatggaatgtgaattgtggatggtagtaatgtgggaaggtggtattggaagtgttatttttgtgcagggaattctggacctatgagtccagtgtgtttaaataaacataagtagagctagacagctccaattggtgtgaggccaattgaagatgaaatttaagaccttaagccacatttttcatgaagaaaccctgcccagaaaactaacctaagttgccctaaaaattgacataATTCGGGTAACACACATACTATCCTGAAAAATTGACCAGATGaactttgttcatttggccataactcagtgtagaaatatctaattgacctaaattttatatcaatggaaagtttggacaatttaggacaactttatgaagaacataactctgaattctgaccagaactaaatgaaattgtccaTTAAAGTCAGCACATCGAAACtgtcagaattgattctgcccagaaattctgaaaaatttgtaatctggccagttatggtaaattgaccataacttgagctacaaaactctaaatggagtgattcaaaaagagaattaaagatgacacataaaggaacaactttcatgaagagagttttatcaaattcctactatacaaatgaccaatggaacaataaacataagacacaaaaactgaatttttgaaaataattctaggacgctttgaattgcaattggcaatcaatgccaacaaactcagaacccaaaatatggtataattatgtatcaaatatttgtatacatattatgaatgaaaaagtcaagaatttgagtgaatagtgatatgtgaatagtaatcccaaagacataagaaataataaaagaaattaaagaagccattataagtactaatatatatagtgtaattagtgaattgaataaatgaatgtaagcatgagacattagttttcattattgtagaaaggaaaaatactttGTGTACAAtagtatagaaggataattgatgtgaattgcaatcatatgaatgatcaaatgaatgtataaattataattggaatttgtcatgaaataatgaagtcataaagcacaatatattaacatttaatggtactatgtgcccatgtattgcctagacacgtgtgtcagattggatagattggcataccaatagggtattattttagcagtactgcgtaaggctttatgcctgtattcatggctttatgcccgcactcatggctttatgcccaattatatgttatcatggcttttagccatactgatatgttatcatggctttttagccattctaactgcATACATAGTTGACATTCCGCATTTCACGTCTCATGGTATGAAGGCCCAAGAcaccgcgatgtccagtgccaacgacctattatccagtttagtcagcctgtcataggttacttgggcagtgaaatttattaaaatgagttaagaataatagcaactgaaaatattagcaattaaataaaagagtaagaatatttaaaataaattagattagttatttagtagaaagaattgaaatgaattggaacgatattaaaatttaattattatgaaataatctgcgataacctagaaagtattgaatgaaatgataaaaagatttgcaaaagagatataagtatattactactgtgaatttaggaataaattgcttcttaagagaaataaattagaacgaaagatagttgatactagaagtattatattaaattggattaaattctagagtatccaaagtataatccatttctttctttatttgtatattattttctttgttatattatcgcaccactaagcagcaatgcttagcgcgatggatttgtttcctcgcgcaggtattgaagataaaacccagtggatattagactgggatttttagagtcggatctgcagaagtgtcagaagtgctcaaggttgtcacttcctcagcaatgcatgtagatagggctcacattagttatattatgtaatttgtgaattataattatttattatgttgtaatgaaaattaaaaaattgtatgtaatatgcacctgatgtaaattatgaatttatgtaattagtttgcaaattatgtaaactaataaAATTGAGAATattgatatatgtaataagcatgaatgaatttgtacaaatgagtatgaatttgaattacaaaataatttttgaaatgatgatatgagcatggatgaattattgtatgaaaaatattagtgaaaatttcaagcaggtgaatagtaaaatacgtcaactggcaataaaatagggaaaactccgctggtttctctttagataaataattgatattaaaatataacaagaacaaattattaaaggaataaagtaagataagataagatagggtgctccggcacaaaatgtgatatgccttgctcggctgcactgtagccgggtgaggggtgttacaaggtctTGTTGCTGTTAAAAGAATTTGTAGTGACAATAAGTTAAACCTAAAACTTGAGGAACAGTTCCATGCAGAAGTTCAGATACTGAGTAGAATAAGGCATTTAAACATAGTGAAGCTGTTTTGCTATATTTGCAATGATGATTCTGTTATGAAAAAACTAcacccacacaaaataaagaacacaaaatttaacgtgATTCGGTGTAAGCCTACTCCACCAAACAAATTcactatcaaggaaaaataattacaaccactaattatttttctcaccctcaaaatcactcaaataaaACTCACAGAATTCAACACACCTCTCCACTTTATGGGCTCTCTGTAATACTTTCCATATAATAGCCAAATATAGATCACTAAAACCAAGTCCTTTTAGGACtataattattaaactttataatttaaattctacaaaacttcctaaactaattatactttctaaattaattatacttcctaattccaattggacttggactctaacaatctccacctccaagtcaaatggaattagttttcacaatttctgcaaaagtcaattttctcttgggtACTTTTTTGCACTCTTGATTGTTGATATTGCCTCTTGCTTCCACTTGCATTCTTCCAATCAATGTGCTTCCTTCCAATTTGTAGAGATTCTTTGTACCAATCTTCTCACCCTTCATGATCATAAGAGCACCTCGGCTAACTCTCATGACTCCACCATGAATCGAACACCCATAACCCAAAGAATCTAATTTACCCTGggaaattaagttcctttcaaaTTTAGGAACATATCTCACTTCATCGAACACTTTTACTTGATCACCATGCAGCTTGATTTTCACTTTTCCAATACCTTCAACTTCTATCTTGTTCCCATTGGCTAACTTcactttttctccttttttttcttcAATCACATCAAACCACTCCTTCTTTGAGCAAATATGAAATGGGCAAGCAGAATCCATTAACCACTCATCTTATGATAGATCTTTTGTTTTTTCCTTATCATCATCCACATTCAAACATTCCCCATCAACACCATCATCTATTGCAATTGTAGCaattccttctttttcttttctgcgACTCTTCTTGAATTGTTTAAATTCTATAAGATCTTCCTTCATCTTCATACAATGGTATTGAATGTGACTTTTCTCATGACAGTAGTAGCATTCTCTATCTTCATGGTCTACTCGTGGTCTCGAGCTCGATCTACTATTTCTTCTCCAATTGTTTTCACGTGGATTGCTTCTACCACGACTAGAACCAGCAACAAAAGCTCTACCTTCATTGCTACTACCTTTCTTCTTAAACTTCTCATCATCCAAGATAACTGCGGTAATCTCCTCCACCTTCAAAGTCTCCTTCCCAACTGTTAGAGCTGTCACCAAGCTTTTATAAGAGTGTGGGAGAGAGGTTAAAAGCAAGAGGGCTTTATCTTCTTCATCAACCTTCACACCAATACTAGccaattgggtaattaatttatcaaaattattaaggTGATCCCTCACATCAGTACCTTCATCCATTCTGAGTTGATACATCTCCTTCTTCAAGTACAAACGATTTGTGAGGCTCtccaatttcttccacaaaataaCAGGCGAGGTCTCCTCCAAGACATTGTACTTTACATCTGGGGCTAACGTCAATCTAATCATACTCATAGCCTTTTGTTGAAGCTCCTCCCAATCATCATCTTTTATGGTCACCGGTTGCTTCTCGTTCAATGCTTTGATTAATCCTTGTTGTACAAGGATATCCTTCACGGTGTTTTGCCACAAACTGAAATTATTTTTCCCATCGAATGgctccacctcaaattttgtgCTCACCATCTTTGGCATCTCAAAccatagctctgataccacttgttatGAAAAAACCACACCCACACAAAATTTAACATAGTTCGGCGTAAGCCTACTCCACCAAACAAATTcactatcaaggaaaaataattacaactactaattatttttctcaccctcaaaatcactcaaacaaaacaCACGGAATTCAACACACGGAATTCAACACACCTCTCCACTTTATGGGCTTTCTGTAATACTTTCCATTTAATAGCCAAccaactattcatatatatagaccactaaaacctagtccttttagtactctaattattaaatttcataatttaaattctactaaactttaattcctaaactaattatactttctaaattaattattcttcctaattccaattggacttggactctaacaTATTCAAAACTTCTCATCTATGAATATATGAAGAGACATAGCCTGGACCAATGGCTGCATGTGAAGAAGAGATCAACAAGCGTCTCAGGTTCAACCTACTTGGACTGGCCTGCGCGGTTTCGGATTGTAGTGGGAGTAGCCCAGGGTTTCTCCTACCTGCACCATTACTGCTTACCACCCATTATTCATCGAGATGTGAAATCAAGCAATATAATACTAGATTCTGCTTTTAATGCAAAAATTACTGATTTTGGTTTGGCCAGGCTGGTGGTTAAGAAGGGAGAAGAGACAGCATCCGTTATGGGTGGCTCTATCGGCTATTTAGCTCCAGGTAAGTTCTATAATTAAGGATTTGTTTTCATCCCCCCTTCTTTTTCATTACTAAAGAATCAACTTGACTTGCAGACTGTGCTCCCTTCCCCAAGTTTTTCCATTACTAAAAAATCAAGTTGAATTGCAGAGTATTTTCAAACAGCCAGATTGAACGAGAAAATGATGCTTACAGCTTTGGGGTTGACCTTCTTGAACTAACAACTGGGAAGGAGGCTCATTTATGGGATGAAAATACAAGCCTAGCGGAATGGGCATGCAGACACATGACTGAAGATAGACCTATAGTCGATGCTTTGGACAAGGAGATCATGGGATCTTCTTGCCTGGATGAAATGATCATTGTTTTCAAACCTGGGGTCAAGTGTACAAGCAACTGCCTTCTGATAGGCCTTCCATGAGAGAGGTCTTACAAATCCTAGTTCAATGCAGTCGTCTGCTTGTTTATGGAGTGAAGAATACGGTTATTGAATTCAAGCATGGACGTGCATCAGACAGTGATGATAATGCCTGAACTCTCTCTGTTGGTACACCTGGTGACGTTTTTAGTAGAAATACGTTATAGAATAGTTTTATGCAAGCAAATATTAGCTAGAGCGTCAGATAACCCGTAAGCTTTAAGAAAATAAGAAGAACTTGCACAGCTGTGTGCGACTCAGAAGCCTTCGTGCAGTTGTAATTCTTAGACTTCCACAATCCAAGCAAGCATCGATGGCATTGTAAAGAGTTCATTACACTATATTTTGAACCCATCTACTTTCTTTCTTAACGAGTTATCGCAATTTCATTCTAAATAGAACCTTAATAATCTGATCTGGCCCAGATGCCATATTGTTAGTCCATCACTAATTTCATATGTTTTGTGGTTTTATCACAAGATTTCCGTGAAAATTGTTAATCCAAATTGTTAATCGAAGGCACTCCCTTGGCATCCCAAGGATTGTTCTCACTCTTCAACCTACCAATTTCCAGGGTTTAAATAAAACAGAGTTCTCCCTGTGATGCTCCGAAGTCTCATTTGGGAATGTTATGCCCATATACTGAACTGGGATTTCGAGGCAGGGTTCCATATAGACCATTTTGTAAATGACTTGGGAATTTGTTTAAAGGAGTGTCAAAACATAGGTCTTGCTATGTCAGGACTGGCATTGGCTCAACAACTTTATTTGTCGCTTGAGGCTCATGGGGTAGGGAATTTGGGTGCCCTTGCTAAGTTTGGCTCTGCAGAGGCTTAACAATGTTCCTGTTGAAAATCTGGCATCTCAGAATCCTGTAGCTTAGCATGGTAAATGGTCCATGCATACGCAACATCTAAATTTACATTATACTTGTTTATCATGTATGTATGGATTATCAATTCCATTGATGAAATAGTGTTCTTTTCAGACTTGCTATTCGATAAGATGTTTTGGCCTTCTTGGTGTAATGTTGCAGTAATATTGGTTCTGTCATTATGTTTCTTCTTTGCTCTTGTGTCTGTCTTAGAGAATATGAAGCACGTCTCGAAAAATTGTCTGTGTTTGCTTAGTATTTTGGTTCAGTACGTGCccatcttttctttgtttgttagCTGCTAGAATTTTGCGAGGGTGTGTATTTATGAGATGCATAGGCAAGTTCACCAACTAGTTACATGATTTTTTGGTTTGAAAAAATGTTATGTATTCATCTTAAAAGTCAGAAAGGATGTTTGACTTGCTCGAATGAAGCCGGAATTGGTTTGCTAATTATGTGCGGGAAGACCATAAGTGTGTGTGTGCGCGCTACATAGCCAAAAGGATTATATATGTTGCAGGAGGTCAGAAACACAGCATTGATTCCACCAACGTGTGCCACAAATCCTGACGTTATTACAGTTAAGATGTGCTTGGTAGAAGGTTAAAAAATCAAGAGTTAAATACTACTCttataagttttaatttttaaaaagggTAATTATTAACCTAAGCCTCCTAAGTTTAATATTTAACCTCACAAAAAAGTATAAATATCCATAAGGTTAAAAGTTAACTTATtctattttaaatatccaaataaCACTAATGTACCAAACACCCCCTTAATATGGTATTATTGCAAGGTCAAGGTAGAGTCTAAGTTCATGCTTTTACTATATGTCACTGTTAAAAAGTTGAAACTAGGATCTGTTTGGTTTTACTATTGGatgttgatagctattattgttagTTGATAGTCGATAATTAGTAGCTGATAATGACTTAGTTATATtaagtatttgataaaattatatctAGCTGTTGTTATTGATcgtaaaatgactaataagggtgtatatatcatataatatattttattattaaaataaaaataaaattataaatttattatattatattatttattttattattaaaataaatatataattattaatttaatatattatattattaaaataaatatataattattaatttattatatcatat
The genomic region above belongs to Hevea brasiliensis isolate MT/VB/25A 57/8 unplaced genomic scaffold, ASM3005281v1 Scaf552, whole genome shotgun sequence and contains:
- the LOC110655095 gene encoding receptor-like serine/threonine-protein kinase At1g78530; this encodes MKRHSLDQWLHVKKRSTSVSGSTYLDWPARFRIVVGVAQGFSYLHHYCLPPIIHRDVKSSNIILDSAFNAKITDFGLARLVVKKGEETASVMGGSIGYLAPVFSNSQIERENDAYSFGVDLLELTTGKEAHLWDENTSLAEWACRHMTEDRPIVDALDKEIMGSSCLDEMIIVFKPGVKCTSNCLLIGLP